One genomic window of Coffea eugenioides isolate CCC68of chromosome 1, Ceug_1.0, whole genome shotgun sequence includes the following:
- the LOC113774920 gene encoding uncharacterized protein LOC113774920, whose amino-acid sequence MEKGGGGGGGGGGAAEGQYSAAKTSVWWDIENCQVPRGCEAHVIAQNISSALVKLDYCGPVSISAYGDTNRIPSSVQQALSSTGIALNHVPAGAKDASDKKILVDMLFWAVDNPAPANYLLISGDRDFSNALHQLRMRRYNILLAQPLQASAALAAAAKSVWRWTTLVSGGSPLTPAELGNMSRHDSSPASLSDSTIPDARLSTKFVIKDPPSQLYIARASSMPSRMHENSGTDYSQPLESHPEIQFKKAPHEFFGFSSVSPSSNNLFQPNCPGGAFLPCPPGLDGIRNTAASFPNPTDIAKLNLLDCPKNAANSNQQREKDLRSNSMKCSGLASSYGAHSSSGVALHAGPPTYYNSGDNKYNQNPALPCPISPSVTLTPRAAPSNGSVWGSEGCQPPPEYARGLVGVILLALNTLKVEKIIPSEANITSCIRYGNPKFRNIDVRKALDFALEQQMIVKQNLGDVQLYVGRLERLWKCVNPIDSNTKQYPKPMWDVIQQFLASSYGRSALMASESRYEAALTLKSGCLKDLSLGEVLQVLYMIINVRRWVIVAQSGWQPITVTLPENQA is encoded by the exons ATGGAGAAGGGTGGTGGcggaggtggaggtggaggtggggCGGCGGAAGGGCAGTACAGCGCGGCGAAGACGTCGGTTTGGTGGGACATAGAGAACTGCCAGGTACCCAGAGGGTGCGAAGCCCACGTAATCGCCCAGAACATAAGCTCCGCACTGGTCAAGCTCGACTATTGTGGGCCCGTATCCATCTCCGCCTACGGCGACACCAACCGCATCCCCTCTTCTGTTCAGCAAGCTCTCTCCAGCACCGGCATCGCACTCAATCACGTCCCCGCCG GGGCAAAGGACGCCAGTGACAAGAAAATTCTTGTTGATATGCTGTTCTGGGCTGTTGACAATCCTGCTCCTGCAAATTATCTGCTTATTTCTGGTGACCGCGATTTCTCCAATGCTCTCCATCAATTACGCATGCGCAGGTACAACATTCTTCTTGCACAACCTCTACAAGCTTCCGCTGCTCTTGCTGCCGCCGCCAAGAGCGTCTGGCGTTGGACAACCCTTGTTTCTGGAGGTTCTCCTCTTACGCCTGCGGAACTCGGCAATATGTCACGCCATGATTCCTCGCCTGCTTCGCTTTCTGACTCGACCATCCCTGATGCTCGACTATCTACCAAGTTTGTTATTAAAGACCCCCCGAGTCAACTATATATCGCTAGAGCATCAAGTATGCCGTCACGGATGCACGAGAACTCCGGCACCGATTATTCTCAGCCACTAGAAAGCCATCCAGAAATCCAGTTTAAGAAAGCTCCTCATGAATTCTTTGGTTTCAGCTCGGTCTCGCCATCTTCAA ATAATCTTTTCCAGCCTAACTGTCCCGGTGGTGCTTTTCTCCCTTGTCCTCCAGGGCTTGATGGAATTAGGAACACTGCTGCCTCGTTCCCAAACCCAACCGATATCGCCAAGCTTAATTTACTAGATTGTCCGAAAAATGCTGCTAATTCCAACCAGCAAAGGGAAAAAGATCTTAGGTCCAATTCCATGAAATGTTCAGGTCTAGCTAGCTCATATGGAGCACATAGTTCTTCTGGCGTTGCTTTGCATGCTGGCCCGCCAACTTATTATAATTCGGGAGATAACAAGTATAATCAGAATCCTGCTTTACCCTGTCCAATCTCGCCCTCGGTAACACTTACACCACGAGCTGCTCCAAGTAATGGGAGTGTTTGGGGGAGTGAAGGATGCCAGCCGCCGCCTGAATATGCTCGGGGCCTTGTAGGAGTTATCTTACTGGCCTTGAATACACTTAAGGTGGAAAAAATTATCCCTAGCGAAGCAAACATAACCAGTTGCATACGCTATGGCAATCCGAAATTTCGCAACATTGATGTAAGAAAGGCCTTGGATTTTGCGCTTGAGCAACAGATGATTGTAAAGCAAAATCTAGGAGACGTACAGCTATATGTTGGTAGGCTTGAGAGGTTATGGAAGTGTGTCAACCCCATTGATAGTAACACCAAACAGTATCCAAAACCGATGTGGGACGTGATTCAGCAGTTCCTTGCTTCTTCCTATGGACGTTCAGCACTGATGGCTTCTGAGAGCAG GTATGAAGCAGCTTTGACTCTGAAAAGTGGATGCTTGAAAGATTTGTCACTGGGTGAGGTACTTCAGGTTTTGTACATGATAATCAACGTCAGGAGGTGGGTAATAGTTGCTCAATCGGGATGGCAGCCAATCACTGTCACTCTTCCAGAAAATCAGgcgtga
- the LOC113775926 gene encoding pto-interacting protein 1: MSCFSCCEEDDLNKPADGGGHYMVKHSAGNDGGYHTTESASKAQAVKVQPIAVPAIPVDELKEVTDNFGTNSLIGEGSYGRVYYGILKSGQAAAIKKLDASKQLDDDFLSQVSMVSRLKHENFVELLGYCVDGSQRVLAYEFASNGSLHDILHGRKGVKGAQPGPVLSWLQRVKIAVGGAKGLEYLHEKADPHIIHRDIKSSNVLIFDDDVAKIADFDLSNQAPDMAARLHSTRVLGTFGYHAPEYAMTGQLNAKSDVYSFGVVLLELLTGRKPVDHTLPRGQQSLVTWATPKLSEDKVRQCVDSKLGTDYPPKAVAKMAAVAALCVQYEADFRPNMSIVVKALQPLLNTRPGNAAGETGQT; this comes from the exons ATGAGCTGTTTCAGCTGTTGTGAAGAAGATGACCTCAACAAACCCGCTGATGGTGGTGGCCATTACATGGTTAAACATTCCGCTG GAAATGACGGAGGTTACCATACCACAGAATCTGCATCCAAGGCTCAAGCTGTGAAGGTCCAGCCTATTGCAGTCCCTGCAATTCCGGTAGACGAATTGAAGGAAGTAACTGACAACTTCGGGACGAATTCTTTAATTGGAGAGGGCTCATATGGAAGAGTCTATTATGGAATTCTTAAAAGTGGACAGGCTGCTGCCATAAAGAAGCTGGACGCAAGCAAACAACTGGATGATGATTTCTTGTCACAG GTTTCCATGGTTTCAAggctaaaacatgaaaattttgttGAATTACTTGGTTATTGTGTTGATGGAAGCCAACGTGTACTCGCCTACGAGTTTGCATCCAATGGATCTCTCCATGATATTCTTCATG GAAGGAAAGGCGTTAAAGGAGCTCAACCTGGTCCTGTTCTTTCATGGTTGCAAAGGGTGAAAATTGCAGTTGGGGGTGCCAAAGGTCTGGAATATTTGCATGAGAAAGCAGATCCACACATCATTCATCGTGATATTAAATCCAGCAATGTATTGATCTTTGATGATGATGTTGCTAAAATTGCTGACTTTGACTTATCGAATCAAGCTCCTGATATGGCAGCACGTCTCCATTCTACACGTGTTCTTGGAACATTTGGCTATCATGCTCCAGA ATACGCAATGACAGGACAACTGAATGCAAAGAGCGATGTGTACAGCTTTGGCGTAGTCCTGCTTGAGCTTCTCACTGGACGAAAGCCTGTAGACCATACACTGCCTCGTGGTCAGCAGAGCCTAGTGACATGG GCCACACCAAAACTCAGTGAAGACAAGGTCAGGCAGTGTGTGGATTCAAAACTGGGTACGGATTACCCTCCCAAGGCAGTTGCCAAG ATGGCTGCTGTTGCTGCGTTGTGCGTGCAATATGAAGCTGATTTCCGACCCAACATGAGCATCGTAGTCAAAGCATTGCAACCTCTGTTAAATACCAGGCCTGGAAATGCTGCTGGTGAAACTGGTCAAACGTAG
- the LOC113764513 gene encoding squamosa promoter-binding-like protein 1, whose protein sequence is MEARTRLGLGGQAELLTRAVGSGDSKAAANKRSNLEWDLNDWKWDEDLFLATPLINSSTTSPLINYHHQQSRHFFPLETGGVNNHHHHHRDVAARSSSSTSSSCSDEFKNLGGGVGAGSRRELDKRRRVLVVRDDNLEDEAAPASLALKLNSRGGRDCYTPECERYASGKKTKAAATAASRAVCQVEDCKADLTKAKDYHRRHKVCEMHSKASRALVANVMQRFCQQCSRFHALQEFDEGKRSCRRRLAGHNKRRRKTQPDPMANETSSNDSQASGYLLMCIVKILSHIHSGKTNQTDDQELLSHLLRSLGGHGALHGDKDISRLLQLPQNFPNNGAEMVSALLANGTQGLPISKHPEMSQNILHNRDVQVEDLPTSSSQPTQSSVAYVQVNENHVERNKLNNFDLNDAYIDLEAAIEDLERSPVPVDVATSNLEYHSWMRQNSHQSSPPQTSGNSDSASAPSPSSSSADARSRTDRIVFKLFGKQPSDFPGSLRGQILDWLSHSPTDIESYIRPGCIVLTIYLCTSVLAWEELSHNLGSSLSRLLNVSDDGSFWRTGWIYARVQNRIVFICSGRIVVETSLPSQSSYYGAIVSVKPIAVPPSERAEFTITGVNLSRPSTRILGALRGSYVLFEDNGQSLEHIDSFKEHDELQCLNFACSIPVVTGRGFLELEDLGLSSSFFPFIVAEKDVCSEIRMLESEMELPETDCLGVKTESRKLAMDFIHEFGWLLHRSQLKSKLGHSDQNSHPFAFTRFNWIIQFSADHGWCAVVKKLLDLLLDGNIGAREQPLLRSAMFEMGLLHRAVRRNSRPLVELLLRYVPERIANELSLEYASLVGSEGSPLFRPDAVGPAGLTPLHVAAGTDGSEDVLSALTNDPGQVAVEAWKNARDNNGFTPEDYARLRGHYSYVHLVQRKIHKKILVGHVAVVDIPNAVSSGRTKQNEEEEARKTSFEIARSEIGSAELHRCRLCDRKFVATGGGNGSPLYRPGMLSMVAIAAVCVCVALLFKSSPEVLFVFRPFRWEMLDYGSW, encoded by the exons ATGGAGGCAAGAACGAGACTTGGACTTGGAGGCCAAGCTGAGCTTCTTACTCGTGCTGTGGGTTCTGGGGATTCGAAGGCGGCGGCCAACAAGAGGAGTAATTTGGAGTGGGATCTTAATGACTGGAAATGGGATGAGGATCTATTCCTCGCTACCCCTCTCATCAACTCTTCTACTACTAGTCCCTTGATTAATTATCATCATCAGCAAAGCAGGCACTTTTTCCCTCTTGAAACTGGAGGAGTTaataatcatcatcatcatcatcgtgATGTTGCTGCTCGATCTTCCTCCAGCACCTCATCCTCATGCTCAGATGAATTCAAGAACCTTGGCGGAGGGGTTGGGGCCGGGTCAAGAAGGGAATTGGACAAGCGGAGGAGGGTTCTCGTGGTTCGTGATGACAATTTGGAGGACGAGGCCGCTCCTGCTAGTCTTGCTCTCAAGCTTAACAGTCGTGGTGGACGAGACTGCTATACCCCCGAGTGCGAGAGATATGCTTCCGGGAAGAAGACCAAGGCTGCTGCTACTGCTGCAAGCCGTGCGGTTTGCCAAGTTGAGGATTGCAAGGCCGATCTGACCAAGGCCAAGGATTACCACAGGCGCCATAAAGTTTGCGAGATGCACTCCAAAGCCAGTAGGGCTCTTGTTGCCAATGTTATGCAGCGTTTCTGCCAGCAGTGCAGTAG GTTTCATGCGCTTCAGGAGTTTGATGAAGGGAAGCGGAGTTGTCGTAGACGATTAGCTGGTCATAACAAAAGGAGGAGGAAAACGCAACCTGATCCCATGGCAAATGAAACTTCCTCGAATGATAGCCAAGCTAGTGGTTATTTGTTGATGTGCATAGTCAAGATACTCTCACACATCCACT CCGGTAAAACAAACCAAACAGATGATCAGGAATTACTGTCTCATCTTCTAAGAAGCCTTGGTGGCCATGGTGCCTTACATGGGGACAAAGACATATCTCGTCTTCTGCAGCTACCTCAAAACTTCCCGAATAATGGAGCAGAAATGGTATCTGCCCTGCTTGCTAATGGTACTCAAGGCTTGCCAATCTCCAAACACCCTGAGATGTCACAGAACATACTACACAACCGTGATGTGCAGGTTGAAGATTTGCCAACCTCATCCTCGCAGCCCACTCAAAGTTCTGTAGCTTATGTACAAGTAAATGAAAATCATGTGGAGAGGAATAAGTTGaataattttgatttgaatGATGCTTATATTGATTTGGAGGCAGCCATAGAAGATTTAGAGAGGTCACCAGTCCCTGTTGATGTAGCAACTAGTAATCTTGAATACCATTCATGGATGCGACAGAATTCTCATCAATCAAGTCCTCCTCAAACAAGTGGCAATTCAGATTCAGCTTCAGCTCCGTCGCCTTCTAGTTCCAGTGCAGATGCTCGG AGTCGGACAGATCGTATTGTTTTCAAGCTCTTTGGGAAACAACCAAGTGACTTTCCAGGTTCATTACGGGGACAG ATTCTTGATTGGTTATCTCACAGTCCTACTGACATTGAGAGCTACATTAGGCCTGGTTGTATTGTCTTAACAATATATCTTTGTACATCTGTGTTGGCATGGGAGGAG CTTTCTCATAATTTGGGCTCCAGTTTGAGTAGGCTTCTTAATGTCTCTGATGATGGCTCTTTCTGGAGAACTGGATGGATTTACGCAAGGGTGCAGAACCGAATTGTTTTTATATGCAGTG GTCGTATTGTTGTAGAAACATCCTTACCTTCACAAAGCAGCTATTATGGTGCAATTGTGAGTGTCAAACCCATTGCTGTACCACCATCTGAGAGAGCTGAATTCACAATTACAGGCGTTAATCTGTCAAGGCCCTCCACAAG GATACTAGGTGCTCTAAGAGGAAGTTATGTGCTTTTTGAAGATAATGGGCAGTCACTTGAACATATTGACAGCTTTAAGGAGCATGATGAGCTTCAATGCTTAAATTTTGCGTGTTCTATCCCTGTAGTGACTGGAAGAGGATTCCTTGAG CTTGAAGATCTTGGCCTTAGTAGCagcttttttccttttatagttGCTGAAAAGGATGTTTGCTCTGAGATCCGTATGCTTGAAAGTGAAATGGAATTACCTGAGACAGATTGTCTTGGTGTGAAAACCGAAAGTAGAAAATTGGCCATGGATTTTATACATGAATTTGGTTGGCTTCTCCATAGAAGTCAGTTGAAGTCTAAACTAGGGCACTCAGATCAAAATTCTCATCCTTTTGCTTTCACACGATTCAATTGGATTATACAGTTCTCAGCAGACCATGGTTGGTGTGCTGTCGTGAAGAAACTCCTAGATCTTCTTCTTGATGGTAATATAGGTGCAAGAGAGCAGCCTTTGTTAAGGTCTGCAATGTTTGAGATGGGTCTCCTTCACAGAGCAGTGAGAAGAAATTCCAGGCCTTTGGTGGAGCTACTATTAAGATATGTCCCAGAGAGAATAGCAAATGAACTGAGTTTGGAATACGCTTCTCTGGTTGGTAGTGAAGGAAGCCCGTTGTTTAGACCTGATGCAGTGGGTCCAGCAGGGTTGACTCCTCTTCATGTCGCAGCTGGTACAGATGGGTCTGAGGATGTACTGAGTGCATTGACTAATGATCCTGGACAG GTGGCAGTTGAAGCATGGAAAAATGCTCGTGACAACAATGGTTTCACCCCTGAAGATTATGCTCGGCTGAGAGGACACTACTCTTACGTCCACCTGGTCCAGAGGAAGATccacaaaaaaattttggttgggCATGTGGCGGTTGTCGATATTCCAAACGCAGTCTCTAGTGGTAGGACGAAGCAAAATGAAGAAGAGGAGGCAAGAAAGACCAGCTTTGAAATTGCAAGGTCTGAGATAGGTTCAGCTGAGCTCCATCGTTGTAGGCTTTGTGATAGAAAATTTGTTGCTACAGGAGGTGGCAATGGTTCTCCTCTCTACAGACCGGGCATGCTCTCAATGGTAGCTATAGCTGCAGTCTGCGTTTGTGTGGCACTGCTGTTTAAAAGCTCACCTGAAGTTCTATTTGTGTTCCGCCCCTTCAGGTGGGAAATGTTGGACTACGGTTCTTGGTGA
- the LOC113764492 gene encoding uncharacterized protein LOC113764492: MDETIMEVEVAEKRQCTSTSSSWQLKRGPYLGEVSALCFLHLPSTNAAHLSPPLPLLLAGTGSEILVYDLSSAHILASFQVFDGTRVHGITLDPHHNPNHSHDAFFNLAVYGERRVKFYSLQITNARLPQLHKQPPPRPPAAAASSCHLQPTLLHSLPKFAHWVLDVCFLNKNAATSSNQGGYWLAIGCTDNSVWFWDIFAYTLVSQVTCPDRCLLYSMRMWGSDVESLRVASGTIYNEIIVWKLDFQNHSPVVSSPAEDQTHSVMDKGVQICGQLYQAVNICRLTGHEGSIFRIAWLPGGSKLLSVSDDRSARVWLVNDRGDGFCGAQEVADYFVGLVLFGHSARVWDCCIFDNLIVTAGEDCTCRVWGPDGIQLKVIKEHIGRGVWRCLYDPISSLIITAGFDSSLKVYQMHASSSESPKGRTCCREDFIDRKELFSFLVPNSSGHIGLMDSKSEYVRCLHFSREDSLYVATNNGYLHHILFNTGEVKWTELVSGDEGAPIICMDLLSNRSSLHGGVEDWVAVGNGKGSMRIVHVVGDIRSPKVEHTFVWSAEIERQLLGTYWCKSLGFRFIFTADPSGTLKLWRLCDSFSSISHSIKRTENACLIATYISCFCSRIMCLDASSEDEVLVCGDIRGNILLYPLSKSTLFGPSVSSEAKKSPMSYFKGAHGISTVCSISITTNSGQVDICTTGQDGCICYLEYDKTFLGLEFIGMKSLKELSAVRSVSKSGNSNHHLEGEDYAIGFASSDFIIWNLTAQTKVVKVACGGWRRPHSYYIGDIPETNNCFAFVKNDMICIHRHWVPQNESELYPRNLHLQFHGREIHSVCFIAGESDYGSDIRSGMLSTTDWIATGCEDGTVRLTRYEPGFKNWSTSKLLGEHVGGSAVRSLCCVSRTHKILLDLTNMPIKELRLDEAVEDPEDPCLLISVGAKRVLTVWKRKSRTRNKREALCGEPENRDENGLHGSSPSAISSLSFHWLSTDMPTKDRNHERKQNIENVKESTRNACITSKIATSGALNFYNHGKRASVGGIGDKSEDDWRYLAVTAFLVKVADSRISVCFVVVASSDATVTLRALLLPCRIWFDVVILSTLSPVLALQHIIVSKNLPFDDNRFIGSLYMVISGSTDGSIAFWDLTKDVEDFMHQVSSLQIKDYIDCQRRPRTGRGSQGGRWWRGLGSHVLKKKPGDEHILGSRIQKGKNDNGSLSVRTTEKSEENMGNDAEYGTSEMPYSEQHTRARIQKGKNDNGSLSVRTTEKSEENMENDAVYGTSEMPYSEQHTRAHFQVRDCAFVSEEKNFDSPRGIRKVLPLHVLYNAHQSGVNCLYVSNKKSMGISGNRYTYYVLSGGDDQALNCVVFDLTLKTKSETCQDSYETQSSTLPEIVEYCNTCQIQNSLIRFLSVEKIESAHCSAVKGVWTDGIWVFSTGLDQRVRCWILDQHFKLVEHGHIIVSVPEPEAIDAQACGRNYYQITVAGRGMQMVEFFASS, encoded by the exons ATGGATGAAACAATCATGGAAGTGGAGGTTGCGGAGAAGCGGCAATGTACAAGTACTAGCAGTAGTTGGCAGCTCAAAAGGGGTCCCTATTTGGGAGAAGTCTCGGCCCTCTGTTTTCTCCACCTTCCCTCCACCAACGCCGCCCACCTTTCTCCTCCTCTTCCTTTACTTTTAGCTG gtACTGGTTCCGAAATCCTTGTTTATGACTTGTCCTCTGCACACATCCTTGCATCTTTCCAAGTCTTCGACGGCACTCGCGTCCACGGTATAACTTTGGACCCCCACCACAACCCCAATCACTCCCATGATGCTTTCTTCAACCTTGCTGTCTATGGGGAGAGAAGAGTCAAATTCTACAGCTTGCAAATCACCAATGCCCGACTTCCTCAACTACATAAACAACCTCCTCCTCGTCCtcctgctgctgctgcttctTCTTGTCATCTGCAACCAACTCTCCTTCATTCCCTCCCTAAATTCGCCCACTGGGTTCTCGATGTTTGCTTCTTGAACaag AATGCTGCTACTTCCTCAAATCAAGGGGGCTATTGGCTTGCCATTGGTTGCACTGACAACTCTGTATGGTTTTGGGACATTTTCGCCTACACTCTTGTTTCCCAAGTTACGTGCCCAG ATAGATGTTTGTTGTACTCAATGCGGATGTGGGGCAGTGATGTTGAATCTTTGCGTGTTGCTTCTGGTACCATTTATAACGAG ATTATTGTGTGGAAGTTGGACTTTCAGAATCATTCTCCAGTTGTAAGTAGTCCTGCAGAAGACCAGACACATTCTGTGATGGACAAGGGTGTCCAGATTTGTGGTCAGCTATATCAAGCTGTTAATATATGCAGACTGACTGGGCATGAAGGTTCAATTTTTCGCATTGCTTGGCTGCCTGGTGGATCAAAATTGTTGTCTGTCTCAGATGATCGTAG TGCTCGTGTTTGGTTAGTTAATGACAGAGGAGATGGTTTCTGTGGTGCTCAGGAAGTTGCAGATTATTTTGTTGGTCTTGTCTTATTTGGTCACAGTGCTCGAGTGTGGGACTGCTGTATATTCGACAAT TTGATTGTCACTGCTGGTGAGGATTGTACATGTCGTGTCTGGGGACCGGATGGTATACAACTTAAAGTAATCAAGGAACACAT TGGAAGAGGAGTGTGGCGATGCTTGTATGATCCAATCTCTTCACTTATTATTACTGCCGGATTTGATTCTTCATTAAAGGTTTATCAGATGCATGCATCTTCTTCTGAGAGTCCAAAGGGACGCACCTGTTGCCGAGAAGATTTCATTGACAGAAAGGagctcttttcttttcttgttcccAACTCTTCAGGACATATTGGTCTTATGGACAG CAAAAGTGAATATGTGCGTTGTTTGCATTTCTCTCGTGAAGACTCCCTTTATGTTGCCACTAACAATGGTTATTTGCATCATATACTATTTAATACTGGGGAGGTAAAATGGACTGAACTTGTCAGTGGCGATGAGGGGGCACCAATAATATGTATGGACTTGTTATCCAATAGGTCCAGCCTTCATGGTGGTGTTGAAGATTGGGTTGCTGTAGGAAATGGTAAAGGAAGCATGAGGATTGTTCATGTTGTTGGTGATATCAGGAGTCCCAAAGTTGAGCATACTTTTGTTTGGTCTGCCGAGATAGAGAGACAACTCTTGGGAACTTATTGGTGCAAATCATTAGGCTTCAG GTTCATCTTCACTGCTGATCCCAGTGGAACATTAAAGCTATGGAGGCTCTGTGATAGCTTCTCCTCAATCTCTCACAGCATTAAAAGAACTGAGAATGCGTGCTTAATAGCAACATACATTTCATGCTTTTGTTCACGGATAATGTGTCTGGATGCCTCTTCTGAGGATGAG GTGCTAGTTTGTGGGGACATCCGTGGTAATATCTTATTATATCCTTTATCGAAGAGCACATTATTTGGCCCATCTGTTTCTTCAGAAGCAAAAAAATCGCCCATGAGTTACTTCAAAGGAGCTCATGGAATATCAACTGTGTGCAGCATCTCAATTACTACTAATTCTGGCCAAGTTGATATTTGTACG acTGGACAAGATGGGTGCATATGCTACTTGGAATACGACAAAACTTTCCTTGGTTTGGAATTTATAGGGATGAAATCACTGAAAGAATTAAGTGCAGTCCGATCTGTCTCCAAGAGTGGTAATTCTAATCATCATCTGGAGGGGGAGGACTATGCAATAGGTTTTGCATCATCAGATTTTATTATATGGAACTTAACAGCTCAGACAAAG GTTGTAAAAGTTGCATGTGGGGGATGGCGCCGTCCTCATTCATATTATATTGGTGACATTCCCGAGACAAACAATTGCTTTGCATTTGTAAAG AATGATATGATCTGTATACATAGACACTGGGTGCCTCAGAATGAGAGTGAATTGTATCCTCGAAATCTGCATTTACAGTTTCATGGGAGGGAAATACATTCTGTGTGCTTTATTGCTGGAGAGTCAGATTATGGGTCAGATATAAGGAGCGGAATGTTATCCACAACTGATTGGATTGCTACCGGTTGCGAAGATGGAACTGTGCGATTGACTAG GTATGAGCCAGGTTTCAAGAATTGGTCAACTTCAAAACTGCTCGGTGAACATGTTGGTGGATCAGCTGTGAGGTCACTATGTTGCGTCTCAAGGACGCATAAAATTTTGCTTGATTTGACTAACATGCCTATTAAGGAACTTAGGCTAGATGAGGCAGTAGAAGATCCAGAAGATCCATGTTTATTAATTTCAGTTGGTGCAAAAAGAGTTCTAACAGTTTGGAAACGAAAATCTAGgacaagaaacaagagagaagcCTTGTGTGGCGAGCCAGAAAATAGAGATGAGAATGGATTGCATGGTTCATCACCATCTGCAATATCATCTCTTTCATTTCATTGGCTTTCCACTGATATGCCAACAAAAGATAGAAATCATGAAAGAAAGCAAAACATAGAAAATGTTAAAGAATCTACTCGAAATGCTTGTATTACAAGCAAAATTGCAACATCTGGTGCATTGAACTTTTATAATCATGGGAAGAGGGCTTCAGTAGGTGGCATTGGAGATAAATCTGAGGATGATTGGAGGTACCTTGCAGTTACAGCATTTCTTGTTAAAGTTGCTGACTCCAG GATTTCTGTCTGTTTCGTCGTGGTGGCTTCTTCAGATGCCACAGTTACGTTACGAGCTCTATTATTACCTTGTCGAATTTG GTTCGACGTTGTTATACTAAGTACCTTGTCACCAGTTTTAGCTTTGCAGCACATCATAGTCTCTAAAAATCTGCCATTTGATG ACAACCGTTTCATTGGAAGTCTGTATATGGTAATAAGTGGATCTACTGATGGAAGTATCGCCTTCTGGGATTTGACTAAAGATGTTGAAGATTTTATGCACCAGGTATCATCCCTGCAAATAAAAGACTACATTGATTGCCAGAGAAGGCCACGCACTGGTAGAGGAAGCCAAGGTGGACGATGGTGGCGGGGCTTAGGCAGTCATGTTTTGAAGAAGAAACCTGGTGATGAGCACATTTTGGGAAGTCGGATTCAAAAGGGGAAGAATGACAATGGTTCTCTCTCTGTTAGAACTACAGAAAAGTCCGAGGAAAACATGGGAAATGATGCTGAATATGGAACATCTGAAATGCCCTATTCCGAACAACATACACGTGCTCGGATTCAAAAGGGGAAGAATGACAATGGTTCTCTCTCTGTTAGAACTACAGAAAAATCTGAGGAAAACATGGAAAATGATGCTGTATATGGAACATCTGAAATGCCCTATTCCGAACAACATACACGTGCTCACTTTCAAGTTAGGGATTGTGCTTTTGTttcagaagaaaaaaattttgactcACCGAGAGGAATACGTAAAGTATTGCCACTACATGTTTTGTATAATGCTCATCAATCTGGGGTCAATTGTCTCTatgtttcaaataaaaaaagtaTGGGAATTTCTGGAAATAGATATACGTACTATGTTTTGAGTGGGGGTGATGACCAAGCACTTAATTGTGTTGTATTTGATTTGACATTAAAAACCAAGTCCGAGACTTGTCAGGATTCGTATGAGACACAGAGCAGCACTCTGCCAGAGATTGTCGAATACTGCAACACTTGTCAAATTCAGAACTCTTTGATCAGATTTCTTTCAGTTGAAAAAATTGAGTCTGCTCACTGCTCTGCTGTGAAAG GTGTTTGGACAGATGGAATTTGGGTGTTTTCCACTGGTCTTGATCAGCGCGTCAGGTGTTGGATTCTTGACCAGCATTTTAAATTAGTTGAACATGGTCATATAATTGTAAGTGTGCCAGAGCCTGAGGCTATTGATGCCCAAGCCTGTGGCAG GAACTACTATCAAATTACAGTAGCTGGGAGAGGGATGCAAATGGTTGAGTTCTTTGCCTCTTCTTGA